DNA from Halobaculum sp. XH14:
ACGTCCCCAGCGACGTCATCTCCTACGGCGAGGGGGACATCGTGGACCTGATGGCGTCGGGACAGCTCGCGTACACCACCGCGTTCAGCGACTTCGTCCCCCGGCTGCTCCAGGAGTACGAGCCCGGATCCCAGTACCAGGTGGTCGTCCCGCCGGCGGCCAACGCGGGCCCGTCGCCGACGCAGGCGGGGCTCGTCGCGCCGAACACGACGAGCATCAACCGCTTCTCGGACACGGGCCACAAGCTCGCCGCGATGCTGTACGGCGACCTGAAGCTGAGCTACTTCACCCAGTGGCTGGAGTTCACCTACGAGGGGAACATCTCGTACATGGACCAGGTGTACACCGACTCCTCGGAGAACGACTTCGTCACGTTCGGCGGGGTGATGGGGAACGCCATCGAGAACGGCGTCCTCGAACTGTTCCCGCAGATGGCCTCGGTGTTCCAGCAGATGCTCTCGCCGGTCCAGCGTGCGATCCAGGGCTCGATCGAACCGCAGGCGGCCATGGACCAGGTGCAGGAGTTCGTGGACTCCGAGATCAACGAATGACCGGACGGCACGCACCGATTCGCCATGGCCACTGAGGAGTACGAGGGCGAAGTAGGCCCCCACGGCGGCGGCCTCACCGGCGCCGTCTCCGACTGGGTGAACGACCACATCCGGACGGTGCTGCTCGGCCCGTCGCTGGTGGCGCTGTTCGTCGTGTTCATCTACCCGGCGGTGATGTTGCTGTGGCTGTCGCTCCAGAACACCCGCGGCTTCGGCGAGACGTTCGAGCCCGCGTACAACTACGGGCGCATCTTCACCGACCCGACGTTCTGGAACGCGGTCGAGAAGACGCTGATCTACTCGTTCGGCTCGCTGTTCGTCTCGGTGAGCGCCGGGCTGGTCATCGCGCTCGCGCTGAACAAGCTGCTCAACCAGCGGCTGCGTGACGCCTACTCGACGCTCATCCTCATCTCGTGGGCGGTGCCGCTGTCCATCGTCGGGGTCACCTGGCAGTGGATGTTCGACGGGCAGCTGGGGGTCGTCAACCAGGTCCTGGTCGATCTGGGAATCCTCGAAACCGGCTACTCCTGGCTCTCGAACTCCGTGTCCGCGATGGTCGTCGTCATCCTCGCGGACTCGTGGTCGCGCATCCCGTTCGCGACCATCGTGCTGCTCGCGGGGCTCCAGTCGATTCCCCAGGACATGTACGACGCCGCCAAGACCGACGGCGCGACGACCTGGCAGACGTTCCGGCACGTCACGCTGCCGTACCTCCGGCCGTCGTTCTTCGTCGCGGGACTCATCACCTGGATGTTCGCGTTCCGCGCGTTCGCCATCCCGTACTCGACGACGGGCGGCGGGCCGGGCGGCGCGACCGAGACCCTCGCCATCTACATCCACCGCTTCGGCATCCAGCTGCTCGACTACGGGTTCGCCTCCGCGGTCTCGGTGTTCCTCGTCGCGGTGACGCTCGTCGTCGCGACGGCGTACGTCTACTTCATCCTCGAACAGATGGAGGAGATCGAGGTCTGACATGGCGGGAGCGGAGTTCGGCCTGGACCAGTA
Protein-coding regions in this window:
- a CDS encoding carbohydrate ABC transporter permease, producing MATEEYEGEVGPHGGGLTGAVSDWVNDHIRTVLLGPSLVALFVVFIYPAVMLLWLSLQNTRGFGETFEPAYNYGRIFTDPTFWNAVEKTLIYSFGSLFVSVSAGLVIALALNKLLNQRLRDAYSTLILISWAVPLSIVGVTWQWMFDGQLGVVNQVLVDLGILETGYSWLSNSVSAMVVVILADSWSRIPFATIVLLAGLQSIPQDMYDAAKTDGATTWQTFRHVTLPYLRPSFFVAGLITWMFAFRAFAIPYSTTGGGPGGATETLAIYIHRFGIQLLDYGFASAVSVFLVAVTLVVATAYVYFILEQMEEIEV